In Gossypium hirsutum isolate 1008001.06 chromosome A10, Gossypium_hirsutum_v2.1, whole genome shotgun sequence, the DNA window GGAGAAAGTGGTTTCTCTCCTTTACTCCAAAGGACCTCTATCTGATCACATTAGCCACAAACATTGTGTTAAGGACTATATTAACTTTGAGGCTAACATATCATCTTCTCAAAAGGATCATATCAAAACTGCATGTCTTCTGCATGCTTTTGTAGGAAACTCTGCATCAAGGTTGCTCAGAGTTTTATAAAACAAAGGAATCGGGTATGTATATAAACCGATTGTTTCATTCAGTGATCTTTCTCACTCAAGTTATTGCCTCAAGATATTATTTAAGCCATAGTTGGATGTAGCCCAACTAGGAAAAACAGTAAACAGTTTAAATATCTGGTTCTCTTTATCTAATCTAAACATGTTTATTTCTGTCTTTGACTCACAGTAAATGTATGCTGCTGCTTGGCACTGCCATAGCTTTCTTTGACAATGCGCCCTACAACAATTCTTGTACCACATGGAGGACCAGAAGCACTTTGCGATGCTATGTTAAACCTGAAACAATTTGTAAATAATATGTGGTAACAAGATATAGAAATCAAGGATAATTAGATAATATAAGTTGGAAGCTATAAGAACATATATATGCTCAACTTTTAAAGATTTTTCACATACAATTTGGAGGACCATAACTCATATCCAACCATGgttactaaagaaaaaaaaaataaggaattcAGGATAAAGTGTAGCCAAGGTCCATATCAAAGGATACTTTGCATGTATgctaaaagagaaaaaataaaccTTACATTTCATAAACATTCTGCTCAAACATAACAACATCACCAGTGCATGCATCACCTGCACCAGATTCCTTTGATTTTTAgaacaaatttaaaaagaagGTAGGCACAAATCTAAAGAGTCCCATTAGCTTGTATAATGTAGAAGATACAAACTGATAGATATTAAGTGTTTCCTACAATTTTTAAGCTGGATTCATAAACTCTGGGTTCGGTAAAATGTTCACCTGTGCAGTTCACTACAAAGCTTGATAATGGATATTTCTTCTCCCCTCCACCATTTGAGATTCTAAAAtacagaaaaaaaataattaaagaaacaaaagcCAATCAAAGCAAGGCTAAAGAATCATGAATGATGCTAATGTAGAAAATGGATATTACTCTAAATGCTCCTTTATGCGTTGAATAAGAACATCCTTGTTTCCACTCAATCTAAGTCCATTTCTCCTCAGATAAACTTTACACTCATCTACTTTAACCTTCTCTAGCCTCCCATCTGTCAAGCATTGTAACAAGAAACTCACATGTACATAATAAATAACCATGAAATCTATTTAATTTCAGTGAAAATgatccattttttttattaatttctcattttattGTATTGAGATCATAAACACTAACCTTTAATAATATTTTGAACATTCTCGTAACTTTTATCATCAATGTGTGAAAAATCCATCCCCATCTCTGGGTCTTTCACATTACTGAAATCAGAATGCTTGGCCAAACTGCAAATataaacaaaaaccaaaagaaatgaaaaactaTAGCACAACCCATCATgttaaaactaaatttttaaagaaaacccaattaaaataaattaaattaaatacaatTTCTACTATTATTACAGCATATAGGGATATGGGAATTATCATGACCTTTCTTGATAGACAAGTTATGGAACTTGGTGCTAGTGTCCTTGTCATTGCTGTAACTTGAGTCCGTACCCAAATGATAATCCGGGTCGGACTCAGAGTTATTACAGCAATCTTTTTCTTCAAAGATTTCATTGTAATCTTGAGAACTTTCTGGGTCAGAGTCAGaaattgccattgatgaattgcTAGACTAGCAGTGTGGTTCCTGGTTTTAATGTTGAGGTATGGGCTTTGAaggaagaaaatttgaaattcaaagtTTTCTTTACCGTTTGGGTGTCTAATGGGCccgaataaacatagaatataccCACTAATCTCTtcatttaattctaattttttatattaaaaaaagtgaaaattgttGACTGGCAAGATACTCTTATTACATGCGCCGCATTGTGCCTGCAATGCGGTATTTATGTTCCTGTTAGTGTTTGGCACTCCAACCTCGTTCGAATTTTTATGGCTCAAATGTGTGCTTTTTTATGACAGTATTTTATTCAAAGAATAATGGGATGTTTATATTTAGAGGTTATCGGTTCAAGTTTCACAATGAATAAAGTTTTTTCTTGAGAGGAGTTCGTTCCTTTTTAAATCTTCAATGAATATATTATTCTTGCAGTGTTTAGAATTGATTTTAGTTTTGAGTTTTGTCTTTCTATTTTTAGAAGAGTTCAAAGGGATTTACGGAATTTAACCGTAACAATACCCTCAACAAGTTTTGTTTATTCAATGGAGGTATTAAGCTCCCCtcgaaataaaaagataaaatctGAGACTAAAATCAAGTATAGACACCTTAAAATACAATACCTCACTATTTGAGGGTTTGATTGGTTATTCAAAGGATGACATTTCAAAAACTTCTCTCGACAGAGAGTCGATCCATTTCAAGCATCAAAAGGCACTCCTAAGCTCTCTtcaaaattgaaggactaaactTTGAGATATGCGATATTCACGATAGCACAATATACTTAAAAAGAAAGATATTTTTGTTAATGTGCTAAAACATCGTACAAACCTAATTCATTGAAGATTGATTGCTAAAGTTAGTTCAAGTGGTAACATGGTAGGGGTGAAGCCGTGAAGGCAAAAATAACATTTTAGGAATCAGAATTGAATccattatgttaatttataattttataaatgttaaaatatgtcataagtctctGCACatttcataaatttgaaatttagtctttatacttttatttataataacttaatccttctactttttaaatttcaaaattcaagttgatttgttaatattgttaaaattagtTTGTTAAATATAGTTTCATTATAATGTATCTTTTTAGTTACATGATTACTAAGTgaactttttcatttatttcaaaatgtcatcaataaatttaatagtgttaacaactggatttaaatgttgaaattgaAAAAGTAGAGAGACGAAACTCCTGAAAATAAAAGTACCAAAGACTATATTCCAAATTTATGAAGAATATAGCcttttacaaatttataattcgttagtttataattttatcattattatgcaTTTTTTTTCTCAGTTTATGATTCCAATATTAACAGAACATAGAGCACATAGGCTATTTGATGTTTGTAGTGGATAAAATATTAAAGCAATGAGAGGAGCTGCCTATCATGTTTGGTTCTGACATGGCTCCTGGTAATTTCCTTCACATTGGAACAACCAGAAAGGGCCATTGTGAGTTCAAGCTCCTCCTTCAGCATTTCAAGGACTCGTCTAACTCCATTTTCTCCCTTTGCAGCTAGTCCATACAGAACCGGCCTTCCGACCTACCAAGTAGGTAACAAGCAAAATTATGAATCCCAAATTATGGCCATTTGCAGGACTGAAGTCATCAATGGAGATCTATATGCTTACTAGGACAGCTTGTGCTCCAAGAGCCATTGCCTTGAAAATATCTGTTCCTCGCCGCACTCCTCCATCCAGGAAAACCGGAACTTTTCCACCAACAGCATGAACCACCTGCAACCTCATTGTGCATACAAAAATATGGACTGAATTGGTAGCCTGCTAAATTTCACAAGTAGAAAAATGAAATCCTATTGCAGGGCAAGGAGAACACCTCTTCAAGAACAGAAATGGTTGGAGGACAATAATCAAGTTGGCGACCTCCATGATTGGAGACAATAATCCCAGCAGCACCTACTTCCAGAGCTTTTAAGGCTTGTGAATGACAGCATGAGATTTCAAAAGTTAATCAAATGAaactaaactgaataaaatgtAAGCTGAACTAAGAAAGGTAGTGCCTCAACCGTACCATCTTCATGAGTGAGTACCCCTTTGATCAGAATTGGCAATTTTGTGATGGATTTCAACCATCCGATGTCCTGTAGAAATGATAATGTACTAGTTATATCAGCAAGGGGAAAGTGAAGGAGGGTGAAACAAGCTTGAGAATGGAAGTTCTgtaataaataacataaacataTTACAGAAATAACATGAATGATTTATTCATCTTTACCTCCCAAGTGAATGAAGGGTCACGGGTCTGATTGGCCAGAGCATCTAAATTTGAACCTTTATCCTGCAAAATATATTATGCTTTATCTTTATTTCATGATCAAAAACATCTAAGAAGCATCAAACAACTCTGATGGAAGATGCAGGATTGAAACAATTCTACTCACAGTGACAATCTTAGTTGATAATAAACCCTCCACATTCTTCAATTCTTGTATAATGATCCTGTAGAGATTCATCAAATTAATGTTTTCACATGAGAAGCGTAAGTAATAGCTTCTTTAGTGCCCGGAAACTTAATGAACGTGAGAACATTGATACTTCACTTGTTCTTGATGTCAGCCTCCCTTCGACCATGTCTTGGAGAGTCACCGGTTAGGACAATGGCCTTATATCCATTATTTTCAGCTCTTTGCACCAGCTTAGCTGTTATATCCCGTCTCTTATACACCTATTGAGTGGGAAACCAAATTAGAGTCCATTGCCTAGCAATGATATTTCTGCTGCCAACCGAAGATAAAGTctaaattataacattaaaaaagAGTTTAGGCAAGGCGGAATACGCATAATTGGAAGAAGCGAACGGCATTGCAGCAGGCAGCTACTTCCTCTAAAGTGCAAGTGGATGAGATAGATAAAACCTGGAATGAGAATCAACAATGAAACAAACATTAAATCTGCACCTAATATAGTGACAGTTCATATATATTGTACCATTATTGTGTTACATGTAGATGCTGCTCTGGCTGTTACAATCTCTCCTGGACATAAAACAAACAATTGATGAATACAAGTTGGAACAAGTTGAAAGGAATTCTCTGTAGAAGACTTAGACCTGAAGGGTTTGCCAGCTTATGTCTAGAAGTTGGAGCTATCATGACTGGCATTGAGATACTGTAACCCAATACCATAGTTGATAAATCGATGCTGCTCATGTCTACAAGAATTTTAGGCTGAATACTAAGAAGTTACAGAAAATAATTAGTTATAATGATGGAACCTATTGGCTCAGTTTTGAATCGTTAAACAATTTAAGGCATTACGTGATTCTATGAAAAGCTTCTTCATTCTCCTTTAAGGTGTATTGATCTTCAGCTCCTCCAGTGAAGAAATCATAGTACATCTTTGGAAGGGTTTGCCTCGCTAGTTCTCGAAATCCATTGACATTAACAGGTTCTTCTGCCATTATCCTAGATACATATATAATGTTCTGCTACATCAATTGCAGTAATAAACCCAAGCATGAGTACTGATATACAGACCTTGGTTGCTGCAATTTCCTAAAACAGGAAAATCCCCTATTTTGAGCCTCTAAGAATTTTGCTATTAATAATGAGGTAATTCATGTTTATATCATGTACAGGGTTTCTCAAGCATATCATAAATGACAGGTCAAAGTTTCTTCATTGACAGAGTGGGGATGGTGAGCTAGGGCAAGATTCAGGTACAGGCATGCTGACATTAGCTGGTATGCACAGAAGTGGGAGCTAACTATTCTTAGCAACCCTATTCTTCACTAAATACAATACATAGCATGAAGTAATCTGATAAAATGCATAAGAACAAATGAGAAGTGTTTGAATTGCgtcaaaaagttaaaaaaaaaccaGTACATAGTGACCCATCAGAGCTGGGGTTTAAAGTTCATACAAAAATAATGAAAGCAACCAAGCTGATCTTGGGAAAAACATACCGATGACAGCTGAAAGCTTCTCCAGAATTCTTGTTAGTAAATGATAAGGTTATCCTACTAGTTTACTTGGTTATGCTAACTAATTACACTGAAAATAGGAATGTTTACAAGGAATAACTAAAAGAGAAGTTAGTACTGAATATGGAGTTTGCCTTCTCTGACTAGGCCACCTTGTAAACTGTGATTTTGGAGGTGATCTAATAAGATAGAATTGGCTATATAATATTAGGGAATCTTACCCGTTCAGTAGTCTAGACCGTGATGACCCCTTGTCTCGacttaaattttctttcttttcttttcttttttttaaaggcAATATATAGGCACAACATGAGTTTAGCTTTAATGTTCGATttgacatttgaatttgacttttACTTTAGACTCAAGTTCTTTTAAATTTGATAcgcgtgtttttaattttttccatttaaGTACTGAAATTTGTTTTCACTTGTCAATTTGGTAAATGAGCTTTATTTTGTTTGTCCCAATTAAGTACATGCGTTCTTTTACTAGAATACATGTATCAAATATTCATTatcaaaattaagtattaaattaaacattaaaactaaattcaaatactaaataatatattaatccttccttttaataattacattataatcGAAGTTTTTTTGCCAATAGACCACTCGCTTAACATATCATTAGAATTTTACCTTgtttgctttctttctttttgtaatttgGAGGATGAATAGTGTTATAATTTTACCCTTTGGGCCATAGGAGATTGGCTCCTAGGATCACGACATGAATCCTGGAAGCAAGTTTTTGAGAAATGTAgataaatcattataatttttgtCACAGATAGAGAAAAATCTATCCCAATTTTAAggtaaaaaatcaaataaaaa includes these proteins:
- the LOC107897419 gene encoding zinc finger CCCH domain-containing protein 62, yielding MGMDFSHIDDKSYENVQNIIKDGRLEKVKVDECKVYLRRNGLRLSGNKDVLIQRIKEHLEISNGGGEKKYPLSSFVVNCTGDACTGDVVMFEQNVYEMFNIASQSASGPPCGTRIVVGRIVKESYGSAKQQHTFTIEVLWSKGEKPLSPLHPLLIKGRTFTD
- the LOC107897418 gene encoding peroxisomal (S)-2-hydroxy-acid oxidase GLO4 isoform X2, which produces MAEEPVNVNGFRELARQTLPKMYYDFFTGGAEDQYTLKENEEAFHRITIQPKILVDMSSIDLSTMVLGYSISMPVMIAPTSRHKLANPSGEIVTARAASTCNTIMVLSISSTCTLEEVAACCNAVRFFQLCVYKRRDITAKLVQRAENNGYKAIVLTGDSPRHGRREADIKNKIIIQELKNVEGLLSTKIVTDKGSNLDALANQTRDPSFTWEDIGWLKSITKLPILIKGVLTHEDALKALEVGAAGIIVSNHGGRQLDYCPPTISVLEEVVHAVGGKVPVFLDGGVRRGTDIFKAMALGAQAVLVGRPVLYGLAAKGENGVRRVLEMLKEELELTMALSGCSNVKEITRSHVRTKHDRQLLSLL
- the LOC107897418 gene encoding peroxisomal (S)-2-hydroxy-acid oxidase GLO4 isoform X3 is translated as MVLSISSTCTLEEVAACCNAVRFFQLCVYKRRDITAKLVQRAENNGYKAIVLTGDSPRHGRREADIKNKIIIQELKNVEGLLSTKIVTDKGSNLDALANQTRDPSFTWEDIGWLKSITKLPILIKGVLTHEDALKALEVGAAGIIVSNHGGRQLDYCPPTISVLEEVVHAVGGKVPVFLDGGVRRGTDIFKAMALGAQAVLVGRPVLYGLAAKGENGVRRVLEMLKEELELTMALSGCSNVKEITRSHVRTKHDRQLLSLL
- the LOC107897418 gene encoding peroxisomal (S)-2-hydroxy-acid oxidase GLO4 isoform X1, encoding MSNRTLKLNSCCAYILPLKKRKEKKENLSRDKGSSRSRLLNGIMAEEPVNVNGFRELARQTLPKMYYDFFTGGAEDQYTLKENEEAFHRITIQPKILVDMSSIDLSTMVLGYSISMPVMIAPTSRHKLANPSGEIVTARAASTCNTIMVLSISSTCTLEEVAACCNAVRFFQLCVYKRRDITAKLVQRAENNGYKAIVLTGDSPRHGRREADIKNKIIIQELKNVEGLLSTKIVTDKGSNLDALANQTRDPSFTWEDIGWLKSITKLPILIKGVLTHEDALKALEVGAAGIIVSNHGGRQLDYCPPTISVLEEVVHAVGGKVPVFLDGGVRRGTDIFKAMALGAQAVLVGRPVLYGLAAKGENGVRRVLEMLKEELELTMALSGCSNVKEITRSHVRTKHDRQLLSLL